Proteins encoded within one genomic window of Mesobacillus subterraneus:
- a CDS encoding MFS transporter, translating into MFNTFNHEKSYRKLFFAGIINGIGDRFSQVALLALILQMTGSGLSVGITMALRMIPFLFFSPLSSSLARKAGRKTIMIVTDLARAVIALSFLAVNNPADMWIVYAASFLLASGEAIYSPIRKTSIPAIVSSKSLKEINGWEQVLMGFVLVIGALSGGVVSYLLGAKAAFLLNIVSFLVAGWIISTLPSLEGEIVNEPINKPNHEKYSELLPVIAASSFLLMLMLFELIIPLVNGIENILISVYAVKTFGKADLGVGIFYSVLGLGLIISPLFTRMVKKRFLLFSFLCIIGEGLFLATVSQTKAFWLAAVLFCMTAVFSGVGNTLLDTVAMDTIPSKWHGMYFGITSMLSNTFIGVSMFLTGIALEWFDPRFVGMFGGVMYLAAGTFFLLWSLKYSVAQEKRKLIEKAM; encoded by the coding sequence ATGTTCAACACATTCAATCACGAGAAATCCTACCGTAAACTGTTCTTCGCTGGAATCATCAATGGAATCGGTGACCGTTTCAGCCAGGTCGCACTGCTGGCTTTAATTCTTCAAATGACTGGATCTGGATTGTCAGTCGGGATTACAATGGCTCTTAGGATGATTCCTTTTTTATTCTTCAGCCCACTAAGCAGCAGTCTTGCAAGAAAAGCGGGTAGAAAAACAATTATGATTGTTACGGATCTTGCCAGAGCGGTTATAGCTTTGAGTTTTCTAGCCGTCAATAATCCCGCGGATATGTGGATTGTTTATGCCGCATCCTTCCTGCTGGCCTCAGGAGAAGCCATCTACTCACCGATCAGAAAAACTAGCATCCCGGCCATTGTTTCGTCTAAATCGTTAAAAGAAATCAATGGATGGGAACAGGTATTGATGGGATTCGTGTTAGTTATTGGAGCATTAAGCGGTGGGGTTGTCTCATACCTTCTAGGAGCGAAAGCAGCCTTTCTGCTTAATATCGTATCATTCCTTGTTGCTGGCTGGATTATTTCGACCTTACCTTCCCTCGAGGGAGAGATAGTAAATGAACCAATCAATAAACCAAATCATGAAAAGTACAGTGAACTACTGCCTGTAATTGCTGCTTCATCATTCCTGTTAATGTTGATGCTGTTCGAGCTTATTATCCCGCTGGTTAATGGGATTGAGAATATATTAATAAGCGTGTATGCCGTCAAAACGTTTGGAAAAGCAGACCTTGGAGTCGGCATCTTTTATAGTGTTCTTGGTCTGGGATTAATAATCAGCCCATTATTTACCCGGATGGTCAAAAAGAGATTTCTATTATTTTCTTTCCTATGTATCATAGGAGAAGGATTGTTCTTAGCCACCGTAAGTCAAACCAAAGCCTTCTGGCTGGCAGCTGTTCTTTTTTGCATGACAGCAGTTTTCAGCGGAGTTGGCAATACACTTCTTGACACAGTAGCCATGGATACAATACCTTCCAAATGGCACGGAATGTACTTTGGCATTACAAGTATGTTGTCAAACACTTTCATTGGAGTTTCTATGTTCTTAACCGGTATTGCCCTCGAATGGTTCGACCCAAGATTCGTGGGTATGTTTGGCGGAGTCATGTATTTAGCAGCCGGAACCTTTTTCTTACTATGGTCCCTGAAATATAGTGTTGCTC
- a CDS encoding 3-ketoacyl-ACP reductase → MESLKGKTALITGAGRGIGRAAAIALAKEGVNIGMIGLTLANLEKVTLEIEEYGVNVSGAVADVSDLESVQHAVEHITEELGSVDILINNAGIAKFGGFLDLEPQEWEKIIQVNLMGTYYVTHAVLPGMIERKTGDIINVASTAGQKGAPITSAYSASKFGVLGLTESLMLEVRKHNIRVSALTPSTVATDLAIDTNLTDGNPEKVMQPEDLAELMVAQLKLNRRVFIKTAGMWSTNP, encoded by the coding sequence ATGGAATCATTAAAAGGGAAAACAGCGCTGATAACCGGTGCTGGCAGAGGCATCGGCCGGGCTGCTGCTATAGCTCTGGCGAAAGAAGGAGTCAATATTGGCATGATTGGGCTAACACTAGCCAATCTGGAGAAGGTGACATTGGAAATAGAGGAATATGGGGTAAATGTTTCAGGTGCTGTCGCGGATGTATCTGATCTTGAATCTGTACAGCATGCTGTTGAGCATATAACAGAGGAGCTCGGGTCCGTAGATATCCTCATTAACAACGCCGGAATCGCGAAATTTGGCGGCTTTCTTGATTTGGAGCCACAGGAGTGGGAAAAAATCATCCAAGTCAACTTGATGGGAACATACTATGTGACCCATGCTGTATTGCCGGGAATGATTGAGCGGAAGACAGGTGACATAATTAATGTGGCGTCAACTGCTGGACAAAAGGGAGCTCCGATAACAAGTGCGTACAGCGCATCAAAATTCGGAGTGCTCGGGTTGACGGAATCGCTAATGCTCGAAGTCCGCAAGCATAACATCCGTGTCAGCGCACTTACTCCAAGCACTGTTGCTACGGATCTGGCCATCGATACTAACTTAACAGATGGCAATCCTGAAAAAGTTATGCAGCCAGAAGATTTGGCTGAGTTAATGGTAGCTCAATTGAAATTAAACCGCCGAGTTTTCATTAAGACAGCAGGCATGTGGTCGACAAATCCATAA
- a CDS encoding HD domain-containing protein yields MRDVTLLAIFEHHIAQKYLKRSGMAHAIAVAYHAFHLTMKHKVDVDMAAKAGFLHDIGHFTWYKNGKWDYELYRKNDIHPIKGAERAHKLLIRLGENPVQAKATSLAILFHTDSFLPSNDIVRTPLQQVVKWADEKDEEEGGNHHYRKIEHERAKRSIIRLDKMIEEVLKNDEGSGGTQLPS; encoded by the coding sequence ATGAGGGATGTAACTCTATTGGCTATATTTGAACATCATATCGCACAGAAATACTTGAAGCGTTCTGGCATGGCCCATGCTATTGCTGTTGCTTACCACGCATTCCATTTGACCATGAAGCATAAGGTGGATGTAGATATGGCAGCGAAAGCAGGTTTCCTGCATGATATAGGGCATTTTACCTGGTACAAAAATGGCAAGTGGGACTATGAGCTATACCGAAAAAATGATATCCATCCAATTAAGGGAGCGGAGAGGGCCCATAAACTCTTGATCCGATTGGGTGAAAACCCCGTGCAGGCGAAAGCCACTTCACTAGCAATCCTTTTCCATACAGACTCCTTTTTGCCTTCAAACGATATTGTCCGTACGCCACTTCAGCAGGTAGTGAAATGGGCAGATGAAAAAGACGAAGAAGAAGGCGGAAACCACCATTACAGAAAAATTGAGCATGAGCGCGCAAAAAGAAGCATTATCAGGCTTGATAAGATGATTGAAGAAGTGCTTAAGAACGATGAGGGCAGCGGAGGAACGCAATTGCCATCTTAG
- a CDS encoding YhcN/YlaJ family sporulation lipoprotein gives MKRISLQMLILIMSVLLFTGCNTYTDKGTENYQVHNEGTQIQKINQEYTTNSYNQTFRMHVDNNAEDQVTMLNEVQSATVITVLRKAYVAVVLENGDTERVPGDLKSKIAQQIKHTDESIADVYISSNADFVVSMTDYREQLESGRPIVGLTEDFNATIEGIFPDAR, from the coding sequence ATGAAACGAATTAGCTTACAGATGCTTATCCTGATTATGTCCGTCCTTTTGTTCACTGGGTGCAATACATATACGGATAAGGGCACAGAAAATTATCAGGTACATAATGAAGGAACTCAAATCCAGAAAATCAACCAGGAGTACACCACCAATTCCTATAATCAAACATTCAGGATGCATGTGGATAACAACGCGGAGGATCAGGTAACAATGCTGAATGAGGTTCAAAGCGCAACCGTCATTACCGTGCTTCGAAAAGCGTATGTTGCCGTGGTACTTGAAAATGGTGATACAGAACGTGTACCAGGTGATTTAAAAAGCAAAATTGCTCAACAGATCAAACACACCGATGAGTCAATTGCTGATGTTTATATATCATCCAATGCAGACTTTGTGGTGAGTATGACAGACTATAGGGAGCAACTTGAGAGCGGGAGACCCATCGTGGGGCTTACCGAAGACTTTAATGCTACAATAGAAGGAATTTTCCCTGACGCACGCTAA
- a CDS encoding AI-2E family transporter yields the protein MWIQRPFFKYATGIILLLLIIFLFGKIDYFVWPLKNFIIAIFFPVLISGLVYYILRKPVQWFGRYVTKIVSIVIVFVLIAGLFTGFIYFAGSQLGAQVSEIQENFPQSVDEITEESKRVINDNQLGFINADEIKQRALKYMSNILQSLGENLMTVFSVITSIATVLVVVPFLAFFFLKDDEKLRPYILKLIPEEHVQEGNKILQDIDKTLFTYVTGQFIIALVDGTLMYIGYKIIGLEYALILAIFTMFLTVVPFLGPILGVIPALFVALTSSPMMMLKVLIVLGVVQQLEGNLVTPQVMGKKLSIHPITVILLLIAAGSLYGFVGILIAIPLYSVVKIVIKDVWKFYKLREKRNLFTPDS from the coding sequence ATGTGGATTCAACGACCTTTTTTCAAATACGCAACCGGAATCATTCTCCTGCTTCTTATCATTTTTCTCTTCGGTAAGATAGACTACTTTGTTTGGCCGCTGAAAAACTTTATTATCGCCATCTTCTTTCCTGTCTTAATCTCAGGTCTTGTTTATTATATATTAAGGAAACCTGTTCAATGGTTTGGTCGATATGTGACAAAAATCGTGAGCATTGTAATTGTCTTCGTTCTGATAGCAGGATTATTTACGGGATTTATATATTTTGCTGGTTCTCAATTAGGAGCACAGGTAAGCGAAATACAGGAAAACTTTCCTCAAAGTGTAGATGAAATAACAGAAGAGTCGAAAAGAGTCATCAATGACAATCAGCTAGGATTTATTAATGCAGATGAAATCAAGCAAAGGGCTCTAAAGTATATGAGCAATATCCTACAGAGTTTGGGAGAAAATCTCATGACTGTATTTTCGGTGATTACAAGTATCGCGACTGTTCTTGTGGTTGTACCGTTTCTTGCTTTCTTCTTTTTAAAAGATGATGAAAAATTAAGGCCGTATATTTTAAAACTAATTCCTGAAGAACATGTACAGGAAGGAAATAAAATCTTACAAGATATCGATAAAACTCTTTTCACCTATGTAACTGGACAATTTATAATCGCGCTTGTCGACGGGACGCTGATGTATATAGGGTACAAGATCATCGGACTTGAATACGCCCTTATTCTTGCGATTTTCACGATGTTTTTAACAGTCGTTCCATTCCTGGGTCCAATTTTAGGTGTTATTCCAGCATTATTCGTAGCCCTCACAAGCAGTCCAATGATGATGTTGAAGGTATTGATTGTCCTGGGAGTCGTGCAGCAGCTTGAAGGGAATCTTGTCACTCCTCAGGTAATGGGGAAAAAGCTCAGCATCCACCCGATTACTGTCATTCTTCTTTTAATCGCAGCAGGTTCCTTATACGGATTTGTTGGAATACTGATCGCAATCCCACTTTACTCTGTGGTGAAAATCGTCATAAAAGATGTGTGGAAATTTTATAAACTTAGGGAAAAGAGGAACCTCTTTACCCCTGATTCGTAA
- a CDS encoding PhnE/PtxC family ABC transporter permease, whose protein sequence is MSKKQVCLHCFQKKIFFYASKFFKGLLGINEESPAYLNIENWKNALDLTIETLVMSVMATGFATIAALLTVVPAARNVADGSLTLVKKWHGWLSFGVVRGGYIFSRAVPELVWAMIIIFIFKPGILPGAIALALHNFGILGKLFAEVIEDLDSRPVRNLSSSGAGRFQIFLYGVLPAALPRFLTYILYRWEVIMRTTIVVGFVGAGGLGQQFKLSMSFFHYTDIALLLFFYLLLVFAADYISEKARIFIK, encoded by the coding sequence TTGTCGAAAAAGCAAGTCTGTCTTCACTGTTTTCAGAAAAAAATCTTTTTTTACGCTAGCAAGTTCTTCAAAGGTCTTTTGGGTATTAATGAAGAAAGTCCGGCCTATCTAAATATTGAAAACTGGAAGAACGCGCTGGACCTTACGATTGAAACATTGGTCATGAGTGTGATGGCAACTGGCTTTGCTACAATTGCCGCACTCCTGACGGTTGTGCCCGCAGCTAGGAATGTTGCAGACGGGTCCCTCACTTTGGTTAAAAAATGGCATGGATGGCTCTCATTTGGTGTTGTCCGCGGAGGTTATATCTTTTCTCGGGCAGTCCCGGAGCTTGTTTGGGCAATGATCATCATCTTCATCTTTAAACCTGGCATATTGCCGGGAGCAATCGCACTTGCCCTCCATAATTTCGGGATTCTTGGCAAGCTTTTTGCAGAGGTCATCGAAGATTTGGACTCGAGGCCAGTTCGGAATCTTTCTTCATCCGGAGCAGGACGTTTTCAGATCTTTTTATATGGTGTACTGCCAGCCGCTCTTCCCCGTTTCCTGACGTATATACTTTACCGTTGGGAGGTCATCATGCGAACCACGATCGTCGTTGGTTTTGTGGGCGCAGGAGGGTTGGGACAGCAATTCAAGCTTAGCATGAGTTTTTTCCATTACACAGATATTGCACTCTTGCTATTTTTCTATCTTCTACTGGTTTTCGCAGCCGACTACATTTCAGAAAAAGCGAGAATCTTCATAAAATAA
- a CDS encoding PhnE/PtxC family ABC transporter permease — protein sequence MAKDWLRFELHKRKILTLLLLLAFILSLFYVNWNDDLIHSKGLDTAKQIAAAFFTPDLSGDILLLALESSWTTLSYASAGMSLAIIIAFFYGILAAGIVVSEGKIKKFIRPLFRGQLGFMRAIHELVWAWLFVASIGLSPFAAIFALAIPYGGILGRIFADMLEDIPKEPIKALEAAGASKLQTLWYGYLPMVRASITSYAMYRFECAVRSSAIMSFVGIGGLGYQIQLSLDDLHYDEVWTFVFFLIALVIMIDVWSNQLRKRLVQ from the coding sequence ATGGCTAAAGACTGGTTAAGATTCGAACTCCATAAGCGAAAGATTCTTACACTTCTCTTATTGCTGGCTTTTATTTTGAGCCTATTTTATGTCAATTGGAATGACGATTTGATTCATAGCAAGGGGCTGGATACAGCAAAACAGATTGCGGCAGCATTCTTCACGCCTGATTTATCGGGTGACATCCTCCTTTTGGCCCTTGAGTCAAGCTGGACTACACTTTCTTATGCTTCTGCAGGTATGAGTCTGGCAATTATCATTGCCTTTTTCTATGGCATTCTCGCCGCCGGGATTGTGGTATCTGAAGGTAAAATTAAAAAGTTTATACGCCCTTTATTTAGAGGACAGCTTGGCTTCATGAGAGCCATTCATGAACTTGTTTGGGCCTGGTTATTCGTCGCCTCGATCGGACTTTCTCCTTTTGCCGCTATTTTTGCCCTGGCTATACCATACGGCGGCATTCTCGGAAGAATTTTTGCAGATATGCTAGAAGATATACCGAAGGAACCGATTAAGGCTTTGGAAGCAGCAGGAGCTTCTAAGTTACAGACCTTATGGTATGGATACTTGCCAATGGTAAGGGCAAGCATTACCAGTTATGCGATGTACCGATTTGAATGTGCGGTTCGTTCCTCTGCCATCATGAGCTTTGTGGGGATCGGTGGCCTAGGATATCAAATTCAGTTGAGTCTCGATGACCTTCATTATGATGAAGTTTGGACGTTCGTCTTCTTTTTAATCGCCCTTGTTATCATGATTGATGTCTGGAGCAATCAACTAAGAAAGAGGCTGGTACAATGA
- a CDS encoding phosphonate ABC transporter ATP-binding protein, translated as MQEALSLKQISKIYERKIALSSLSFSINRGESVALIGPSGAGKTTLLNLLAAIISPNQGEVLIDGRPLSELMDQKMRAKKIGIIRQQFDLVGELPVIHNVLAGRLTEWGIFKSLLSLVIPQDKEYAIQALRRVGLTDKLYERTSSLSGGEQQRVALARLLVQSPEIVLADEPVASLDPARAEDILGLLVNIASEENQTLIASLHSVDYARKYFDRLIALKDGELFFDLPASSVTDDQINSLYRLKELS; from the coding sequence ATGCAAGAAGCATTAAGCCTTAAGCAAATATCAAAAATATACGAGCGGAAGATTGCCTTATCTTCCCTCTCTTTTTCTATTAATAGAGGAGAATCAGTTGCGCTTATTGGTCCAAGTGGAGCAGGCAAAACGACATTGCTGAATTTGCTTGCAGCTATTATTTCACCAAATCAGGGTGAAGTCCTGATAGACGGCCGCCCTCTCTCTGAGCTAATGGACCAAAAGATGAGAGCCAAAAAAATCGGTATCATTCGTCAACAGTTTGACCTTGTTGGAGAGCTTCCAGTTATCCATAATGTTCTTGCTGGGAGGCTGACAGAATGGGGTATTTTTAAATCTCTTCTTTCATTGGTGATCCCTCAGGACAAAGAATATGCTATTCAGGCACTGAGGCGAGTGGGATTGACTGATAAATTGTATGAAAGAACTTCTTCCCTTTCAGGCGGGGAACAACAACGAGTAGCACTTGCAAGGCTGCTTGTCCAGAGTCCTGAAATCGTCCTGGCAGATGAGCCTGTTGCCTCACTGGATCCAGCTCGGGCGGAAGACATCCTTGGCCTATTGGTCAATATCGCATCAGAAGAGAACCAAACACTGATTGCCAGCCTGCATTCAGTCGATTACGCTAGGAAATATTTCGATAGATTGATTGCCCTTAAAGATGGTGAACTTTTCTTTGACCTCCCCGCCTCCTCTGTAACTGATGACCAGATCAATAGTCTTTACAGGCTTAAGGAGCTTTCATAA
- a CDS encoding ABC-F family ATP-binding cassette domain-containing protein yields MSLLNVENLSHTFGDRTLFKDVSFRLLAEDHVGLVGANGVGKSTLMNIITGQLIHDSGKVEWTPGVEYGYLDQHTVLTPGKTIRDVLRDAFLPLFKKEEELNEVTAKMADATPDELEKLLEQMAEIQDALDAGGFYSLDMEVEEAARGLGLDAIGIDRDVTALSGGQRTKVLLAKLLLEKPKVLLLDEPTNYLDVEHIQWLTKYLKDYPYAFILISHDTEFMNPVSNVIFQLEFSKLTRYTATYEKFLELATEINKNQHINAYEKQKEFIKKQEDFIAKNKARYSTTGRAKSRQKQLDRMERIDRPETAVKPSFEFKESRASSRYVFEGTDFEIGYTHPLLPKMSVTIERGEKIAIVGMNGVGKSTLLKTMLGKIPALSGKIERGDFLFPSYFEQEVKAGSITPIEDVWSEFPGMDQHQVRAALARGGLKNEHISRPLNQLSGGEQAKVRLTKLLMHESNWLLFDEPTNHLDITAKAELKRALKAYKGTIVLVSHEPDFYEDWVTKVWNVEEWVEKSN; encoded by the coding sequence ATGAGTTTATTAAATGTAGAAAATTTAAGCCACACATTTGGGGATCGTACCCTTTTTAAAGACGTTTCCTTTCGCTTGCTGGCAGAAGATCATGTTGGTCTTGTAGGAGCGAACGGTGTCGGAAAATCGACGCTGATGAATATCATTACTGGGCAGCTGATACATGATTCCGGTAAAGTCGAATGGACTCCAGGTGTTGAGTATGGATATCTTGACCAGCATACAGTTTTGACACCCGGAAAAACAATCCGCGATGTATTGCGTGACGCGTTTCTTCCTCTTTTTAAAAAAGAAGAAGAACTTAATGAAGTGACAGCAAAAATGGCGGATGCAACACCTGATGAGCTCGAAAAGCTACTTGAACAAATGGCCGAAATCCAGGATGCATTAGATGCAGGTGGTTTCTACTCCCTTGATATGGAGGTCGAAGAAGCTGCACGGGGTCTTGGCTTGGACGCAATAGGTATAGACCGCGATGTTACCGCTTTGAGCGGCGGACAGCGTACAAAAGTTCTCCTTGCAAAGCTATTGCTTGAAAAGCCAAAGGTTCTTCTCCTTGATGAGCCGACCAACTACCTGGATGTCGAACACATCCAGTGGCTGACAAAATACTTGAAGGATTACCCTTATGCTTTTATTTTGATTTCACATGACACTGAATTCATGAACCCAGTTTCGAATGTCATTTTCCAACTGGAATTTTCAAAGCTGACACGCTATACTGCTACCTATGAAAAATTCCTGGAATTGGCCACCGAGATTAACAAGAATCAGCATATCAACGCCTATGAAAAGCAAAAGGAATTCATCAAGAAACAGGAAGACTTCATTGCAAAAAATAAAGCGCGCTACTCGACAACAGGCCGAGCAAAAAGCCGACAGAAGCAGCTTGACCGCATGGAAAGGATTGACAGGCCTGAAACAGCCGTTAAACCTTCTTTCGAGTTTAAGGAATCCCGTGCAAGCAGCCGTTATGTATTTGAAGGGACAGACTTTGAAATCGGATATACCCACCCGCTTCTTCCTAAGATGTCAGTTACAATCGAGCGTGGTGAGAAGATTGCAATTGTCGGTATGAATGGTGTCGGTAAATCGACCTTGTTAAAAACAATGCTTGGAAAAATCCCTGCTTTGAGCGGTAAAATCGAACGCGGTGACTTCCTCTTCCCTTCCTACTTCGAACAGGAAGTCAAAGCAGGAAGCATTACTCCAATTGAGGATGTCTGGAGTGAGTTCCCAGGCATGGATCAGCATCAGGTCCGTGCTGCATTGGCACGTGGCGGCCTGAAAAATGAACATATATCCCGTCCGCTGAACCAGCTTAGCGGCGGTGAGCAAGCAAAAGTTCGCCTGACAAAATTGCTTATGCATGAAAGCAACTGGCTGCTTTTCGATGAGCCTACCAATCACCTTGACATTACTGCGAAAGCGGAATTAAAACGTGCCTTGAAGGCTTATAAAGGGACGATTGTCCTTGTCAGCCACGAACCAGATTTCTATGAAGACTGGGTTACAAAAGTCTGGAATGTTGAAGAATGGGTAGAAAAATCAAACTAG
- a CDS encoding LVIVD repeat-containing protein → MKDPANPREVTVFANNDIPGTWQEKVIVQSVNTPSFKGDLAVVSVQQLNSKNLDSKGGFLLYDVTNPAEPKKLGFYEVTKKTRGTHELYLTMQGNRAIVLAANPYADYYSHGAEKDFQVVDVSNPANPQKLWEFDPRSLEEIPDDFNGYHWDSPDGKVRPVFNHSTMIDETGKYAYVSMWDLGTVIFDISNPENPKFLGRTDFGSSQQGSAHSATLAKGGNVLIETREVYNPTKEGYEQSYGYTRIFDIKDKTNPKLLSEFKTDLVDNVEDGITFANTVHDPKVHGNTLYLSHYAGGVYTVDITDPANPVQIGQYTPEKSDVWGVYINKNYILASDIGTGLKVLLKNNSSAGTQIQGVK, encoded by the coding sequence ATGAAGGACCCTGCAAATCCTCGGGAGGTCACTGTGTTCGCCAATAATGATATCCCTGGCACATGGCAGGAAAAAGTGATCGTTCAAAGTGTAAATACACCATCGTTCAAAGGTGACCTGGCTGTGGTCAGTGTGCAGCAACTCAATAGTAAAAATCTGGATTCCAAAGGCGGATTCCTGCTTTATGACGTTACAAACCCAGCAGAACCAAAAAAGCTTGGATTCTATGAGGTAACAAAGAAAACGAGAGGAACTCATGAATTATATTTGACCATGCAAGGAAACCGGGCAATCGTACTTGCTGCCAATCCTTATGCGGACTATTATAGCCATGGAGCAGAAAAAGACTTCCAGGTGGTGGATGTCAGCAATCCTGCAAATCCTCAAAAACTATGGGAGTTCGATCCAAGGTCACTCGAGGAAATTCCGGACGATTTTAACGGATACCATTGGGATTCTCCGGACGGGAAAGTACGGCCTGTATTCAACCATAGTACAATGATAGATGAAACTGGAAAGTATGCTTATGTCTCGATGTGGGATTTGGGAACAGTCATTTTTGACATCAGTAACCCAGAAAACCCTAAATTCCTGGGACGCACAGATTTCGGGTCCAGCCAGCAGGGATCCGCACACTCGGCTACACTTGCTAAAGGCGGAAATGTGCTGATTGAGACGAGGGAAGTTTATAATCCAACGAAAGAAGGCTATGAACAGTCCTATGGGTATACAAGAATCTTCGATATCAAGGATAAAACAAACCCTAAATTGCTAAGTGAGTTCAAGACTGATTTAGTTGATAATGTCGAAGATGGTATCACTTTCGCAAACACAGTCCACGACCCTAAAGTCCATGGAAATACATTGTACTTGTCACACTATGCGGGAGGTGTATATACGGTGGATATAACTGATCCTGCAAATCCAGTTCAAATCGGACAATACACTCCTGAAAAAAGTGATGTTTGGGGAGTATATATCAACAAAAACTATATTCTTGCATCTGATATTGGGACAGGATTAAAAGTTTTGTTAAAGAATAATAGTTCGGCAGGAACACAGATTCAGGGTGTAAAATAG
- a CDS encoding YqcI/YcgG family protein: MAVTNSYLFTKEDMVNSDLVPEWVIKEYGNFRDVVTNREFPCYFGMSAEKKGELRYSYISRDNWDHLPGAIEEFIALFDDNKPLIRHDLFVFVEPEMEEKTIEYYRGYFWNVIQFLHEKDTQPWPADYPKDSDHHLWAFSFAGEPFFAFGNAPAYKQRKTRDLGNSLVIGFQPRRIFDGLEGTSKGGIMSREKVRERVEKWDNLPKHPNVSHYGDPDHREWKMYFIGDDSKPIEGKCPFHHK, from the coding sequence ATGGCAGTTACCAATAGTTATTTGTTTACAAAAGAGGATATGGTCAATTCAGACCTTGTGCCTGAATGGGTAATAAAGGAATATGGAAATTTCAGGGATGTTGTCACAAATCGTGAGTTCCCATGCTATTTTGGAATGTCTGCCGAGAAAAAAGGTGAACTCCGCTATTCATATATTAGTCGTGATAATTGGGATCATTTGCCCGGTGCTATTGAAGAGTTCATTGCATTGTTTGATGACAACAAGCCTCTTATTAGACATGACCTATTTGTGTTCGTCGAGCCTGAAATGGAAGAAAAGACAATCGAATACTATCGTGGATATTTTTGGAATGTCATTCAGTTTTTACATGAAAAAGATACACAGCCATGGCCTGCAGATTATCCGAAAGATTCTGATCATCATTTATGGGCATTTTCCTTTGCAGGCGAACCATTCTTTGCCTTTGGTAATGCTCCGGCCTATAAACAGAGGAAAACAAGGGACCTTGGCAATAGTCTAGTTATTGGTTTTCAGCCGCGTCGAATTTTTGATGGACTTGAAGGAACCTCAAAGGGTGGAATTATGTCACGGGAAAAGGTCAGGGAGCGCGTTGAGAAATGGGACAACCTGCCAAAGCACCCTAATGTAAGCCATTATGGGGATCCTGATCATCGAGAATGGAAAATGTATTTTATAGGAGACGACAGCAAACCAATTGAAGGCAAATGTCCTTTTCATCATAAATAA
- a CDS encoding AbrB/MazE/SpoVT family DNA-binding domain-containing protein yields MKATGIVRKTDQLGRVVIPMELRKKLSIGESDPLEIFVDEDMIILKKYMPDLTCLITGTISNDNMTLANGKIVLSKEGAEQLVKELQSYVATS; encoded by the coding sequence ATGAAGGCTACAGGAATTGTGAGGAAAACAGATCAGCTTGGCAGGGTGGTCATACCGATGGAGCTCAGGAAAAAACTGAGTATCGGGGAAAGTGATCCGCTCGAAATATTTGTGGATGAGGATATGATTATCCTAAAGAAATACATGCCAGATCTGACTTGTCTCATTACGGGAACGATCAGCAATGACAACATGACACTGGCTAATGGTAAAATCGTCTTAAGTAAAGAAGGAGCAGAGCAATTGGTCAAAGAATTGCAAAGCTATGTTGCGACCAGCTAG